AGATATGAATTGGTTAAGAATTAAGCAGAGAGCCCGGACCGAACTATGGGGGGAAGCTGAGGTTGCCACCGGCGgaagcggcggcggcggcggcccaGGATCGGGAGCAGGCGGCAGCGGCAGCCCCGGTTCTGGCCCGGGCCCTGGCGGTAGCGGTGAGAAAGGCCCAGTGGAGTCGGTGCTGGGCCCGCCCGAGGAAGTAGTAGTGTGGAGCCCCGAGATGGAAGTGTGCCTCTTCCATGCCATGCTGGGGCACAAGCCTGTCGGTGTGAATCGTCACTTCCACATGATCTGCATCAGGGACAAGTTCAGTCAGAACACAGGGAGGCAGATCTCCTCCAAAGTCATCGGGGACCATTTAAGTACTATGTACGATATGCAAGCATTGCATGAGTCTGAGATTCTTCCATTCCCTAATTCAGAGAAGAACTTCATCCTTCctgaagaaattattcaagaggTCAAAGAAGGAAAAGTGATGATTGAAGATgaagtgaaggaagaaataaaagaagaa
Above is a window of Gracilinanus agilis isolate LMUSP501 unplaced genomic scaffold, AgileGrace unplaced_scaffold52700, whole genome shotgun sequence DNA encoding:
- the LOC123255820 gene encoding MRG/MORF4L-binding protein-like, with the translated sequence MNWLRIKQRARTELWGEAEVATGGSGGGGGPGSGAGGSGSPGSGPGPGGSGEKGPVESVLGPPEEVVVWSPEMEVCLFHAMLGHKPVGVNRHFHMICIRDKFSQNTGRQISSKVIGDHLSTMYDMQALHESEILPFPNSEKNFILPEEIIQEVKEGKVMIEDEVKEEIKEEIDSHTGTEDVFTSSGNLGKGAE